A single Caretta caretta isolate rCarCar2 chromosome 2, rCarCar1.hap1, whole genome shotgun sequence DNA region contains:
- the LOC142071241 gene encoding uncharacterized protein LOC142071241: MLLTIRRGKVFEGPSPKNRDVKKLDLFGRKVYSTGGLQLRISNQQAIVSRYSYNACSAMANFTELLPSDSCAEFSALVQEGRLNSRASLQVALDGADAATRVMATGVAMRRGSWLQVSGLPYEVQQTIQDLPFDGETLFLEKMDKRLNSQKDSRVTLGSLGLYTPSTQRGPFRPQPPQQCGHQNRQDRSRRRNSAGRRRPRQRSGQGSGQPKLLSGPKPASESTVEDGVPHQRLDPPCLTFLSRLSPFYHAWPRITSDHWVLRTVERGYAIQFCALLPFHPPSLSLFRGPSHKQLFIQEVQSLLSLGAVEEVPQEHRGEAFYSWYFLIPKAKDGLRSILDLRELNKFVKKLRFLMVSLASLISSLDPADWYAAFDLKDAYFHIAIAQPHRKFLRFMVNNSHYQFPVLPFGLSAAPRGFTEFMAVVTAFLRRHRVQVFPHLDDWLIKGRSKTQVDLNLVLSRLTGLRRDVPLWCYADR, from the coding sequence ATGCTGCTAACCATCAGGAGAGGCAAGGTTTTTGAGGGCCCTTCCCCCAAGAATAGGGACGTTAAAAAACTAGACCTATTCGGGCGAAAGGTGTACTCAACGGGGGGACTACAACTCCGAATATCGAACCAGCAGGCCATCGTCAGCAGGTACTCCTACAATGCCTGCTCGGCGATGGCTAACTTCACGGAGTTGCTCCCCTCGGACTCCTGTGCTGAATTTTCGGCTTTGGTCCAGGAGGGGAGACTGAACTCCAGGGCATCCCTGCAGGTGGCACTTGATGGAGCAGATGCTGCCACCAGGGTTATGGCCACAGGAGTGGCCATGAGaaggggctcctggctccaggtTTCTGGTCTCCCATATGAGGTCCAGCAGACCATACAGGACCTGCCTTTTGACGGGGAGACTCTCTTTTTGGAGAAAATGGACAAGAGGCTAAACAGCCAAAAGGACTCCAGAGTCACCCTCGGGTCCCTGGGCCTCTACACACCGTCAACGCAGCGGGGACCCTTCCGTCCTCAGCCTCCTCAGCAGTGTGGTCACCAGAACCGCCAGGACAGGTCCAGACGGAGAAACAGCGCAGGCAGGAGAAGGCCACGTCAACGCTCTGGCCAGGGCTCGGGACAACCCAAGCTGTTATCAGGGCCCAAACCGGCTTCTGAAAGCACGGTTGAGGACGGTGTACCACATCAAAGACTGGATCCACCCTGCCTTACCTTCCTGTCCCGACTGTCCCCTTTCTACCATGCATGGCCCCGGATCACCTCAGACCATTGGGTCCTCCGCACCGTAGAGAGGGGATACgccatccaattctgtgccctcctgcccttccaccccccttccctgtccctcttcaggggcccttctcacaagcagctctttatccaggaggtgcagtcGCTCCTGTCgctaggggcagtggaggaggttcctcaggaacACAGGGGCGAGGCCTTCTATTCAtggtatttcctaataccgaaagccAAAGACGGCCTCAggtccatcctggacctgcgagaaCTTAACAAGTTTGTGAAGAAACTCAGGTTCCtcatggtctctctggcctcccTCATTTCCTCATTGGATCCagcagactggtatgctgccTTTGACTTAAAGGACGCATACTTTCATATCGCGATCgcccagccccacaggaagtTCCTCAGGTTCATGGTGAACAACAGCCACTACCAATTTCCAGTCCTCCCATTCggcctgtcagcagcacctcGAGGCTTCACCGAGTTCATGGCAGTTGTCACTGCGTTTCTGCGCAGGCACCGAGTACAGGTGTTTCCgcacctcgatgactggctgatcaagggccGCTCCAAGACCCAAGtggacctcaacctggtcctgTCTAGACTCACAGGACTCCGccgtgatgttcccctctggtgttatgcggaccggtga